A portion of the Thermofilaceae archaeon genome contains these proteins:
- a CDS encoding creatininase family protein has protein sequence LINEIRETEPIGHACEIETSLALHLFPHLCKLERVKGPAKLGPAQIARNVRTMADWVCYAIEGYVGDPRAATAEKGRRLFEGWVSRVAKLLEEIRSDRLYEKVMDDYYRRAGK, from the coding sequence CTGATCAACGAGATAAGGGAGACCGAGCCGATCGGGCACGCCTGCGAGATCGAAACCAGCTTAGCGCTCCACCTCTTCCCCCACCTCTGCAAGCTCGAGCGCGTGAAAGGCCCCGCCAAGCTCGGCCCAGCGCAGATCGCGAGGAACGTCAGGACAATGGCCGATTGGGTCTGCTACGCCATAGAGGGCTACGTTGGCGACCCGCGAGCGGCAACAGCTGAGAAGGGCAGGAGGCTCTTCGAGGGGTGGGTCTCGAGGGTCGCGAAGCTGCTCGAGGAGATCAGGAGCGACCGGCTGTACGAGAAAGTGATGGACGACTACTACAGGCGCGCCGGTAAGTAG